Proteins encoded by one window of Dioscorea cayenensis subsp. rotundata cultivar TDr96_F1 chromosome 6, TDr96_F1_v2_PseudoChromosome.rev07_lg8_w22 25.fasta, whole genome shotgun sequence:
- the LOC120263885 gene encoding uncharacterized protein LOC120263885 — translation MGSPRADAWCAPMQRVSTPRGWRALHHWPRRRRLLGRGHWPGLRPPFRIWQGRIAGPHPLSSRQFQAFFDSLFKVHFIFPSRYLFDISLSPVFSLGRNLPPDWDCIPKQPDSPTSPRCAAGSGQDRALTLSGNPFQGTWARFVAEDASVYYNSGGVTSRFSSWALLGSLVVTRGILVSFFFSAY, via the coding sequence ATGGGGAGCCCGCGGGCCGATGCCTGGTGCGCGCCCATGCAGCGGGTGAGCACGCCAAGGGGCTGGCGCGCGCTCCATCACTGGCCGCGCCGGCGGCGTCTCCTCGGGCGGGGTCATTGGCCCGGGCTTCGGCCGCCGTTCCGCATCTGGCAGGGCCGGATCGCCGGCCCCCATCCGCTTTCCTCCCGGCAATTTCAAGCATTCTTCGACTCTCTTTTCAAAGTCCATTTCATATTTCCATCGCGGTACTTGTTCGATATCAGTCTCTCACCCGTATTCAGCCTTGGACGGAATTTACCGCCCGATTGGGACTGCATTCCCAAACAACCCGACTCGCCGACATCACCTCGTTGTGCGGCAGGGTCCGGGCAAGACAGGGCTCTCACCCTCTCCGGCAACCCTTTCCAGGGGACTTGGGCCCGGTTCGTCGCTGAGGACGCTTCTGTATACTACAATTCGGGTGGCGTCACCTCACGATTCTCAAGCTGGGCTCTTCTCGGTTCGCTCGTCGTTACTAGGGGAATCCTCGTAAGTTTCTTTTTCTCCGCTTATTGA